The Opitutus sp. ER46 genome contains the following window.
GGGCCGTTGTGGCGATAGGTGAGCGACGGCATGATCGTCGCGCCCGGCCGGATACGGGCAGTGTTGTTGAGCCGGACCTCGCCCTTGCCGGCGACGCCGTGCGTCGCAGTCGGGCTGAAGTCCTTCACCTGCTGCACGAGGAAGGTCTGGTTGCGGGTGCCGAAGGACTCCTCGAGGCTGGCGAACTGGAGCGACACCGAGATGCGGTCGAACGGCGAGAGCTTGAAGTCCAGCGTGCCGCCGAGCGAGTAGCGCTCCGTCTCCTTGCCGCTGTCGCGGATCACGTACTCCGCCATGTACGGATTGTCCGGCGTGGTGTCCGGCAGGCCGGTGCCGTTGGTGGCATAGCCGGCGCCGAACCACTTGGAGGTGGCGGACGGCTGGGCGGTGTACTGCAGCGAGTAGCCGCCGGAAAGGGTGAAGCCGAAGCGCTTGTTCACGGGCACGATCGAGCTGAAGTCGAAACCGGGGTGCACCTTGCGCGTCGCCTTGAACCGCGGGCCGGGCGTCTTGTGCCAATCCTTCTCGTCGTCCTTCATCATGACGTGGACGCTGTAGGTCGTCACCGGCCGGGAGCGTTCAAACGCGCTGCGGGGAACCATGTTGACGGAGCCCGCGAGCGCGGAGCCGGGAGACTCGGGTGTCGGCGAGTGCAGCACCTCGATGCGCGCGATGCTGTTGATCGAGACCTGGTCGAGTTCCACGGCGCGGCGGGTGCCGGCGCCGGCGCTGCTGGCCAGGTCGAAGCCGCCGATCGTGATCGGCACGTTGTCGGCCGGCACGCCGTTCATCGAGAAACGCCGTGCGTCGCCGCCGGTGTAGTCCGAGACGATGCCGGGGAGGAACTTCATGAACTCGCCCACGCTGCCATCGGTGATGGTGCCGAACTCGTCCGCCGAGACGACGTTCACGATGTTCGGCGCGAAGCGCTGCTCATTGATGGCGATGGCCGCGCCCTCCATCTCCTTGGAGGAGCTGACGACCACCTCCTCCATCTTGATCACCTGGTCCGTGCCGCCCCGGCGGGGGGCGCCGGCGGCGGGCATGAGGATGTCGTGCTCCACCGTCTGGCCGCCGACGATGGTCACGGTCTCCACCTGGGTGCCGAGGCCGGTGTAGAAAACGCGCAGCTGCACCGGGCCGGCCGGGAGGCTGCTGAAGCGATACTGGCCCTCGCGGTCGGAGAGCACCTGTTCCTTGGTGCTCTCGACCGTGAGGAGGGCCTTTTCGATGTATTCACCACGCTGGGTGTCGAGCACCCGGCCGGTGAGGCCGCCGGTGGGCGAGCCGTCCGCGGCGAGGGCGGGAGATTGGGGTCCGAGCGCGAAGGTCAGGAGCGCGCCGAGCAAGGCCAGAGGTTTCTTGCGCATTTTGGTGTTGGTGGTCGGGGGAGAGAAAGCCGTCCCAGGGCGCCGGGCCCGGTGCACGAGCAGTGCGCCGGTGCGCCGGTGCTCCACGACCACGAGCCCGGTTCCGACCAGCATCCGGTCGAGCGCCGCCCGCGGGGTGAAGGTGCCGTGCACCGCCTGGGTCTGTATTCCCGCCATGGATTCAGCGGGAAACAGGATTTCGCGTTCCGCCTGCGCGGCGTAACGCTTGAGCATCTCCGTGGCCTCGCCCGCGGGCAGATCGAACGACCGGGGCGTGGTGTCGGCGGCGAACGCCGTCGCCAGCATCAGCCACCCCAGCAGGGCGAAACCCACCCGCCGTCCCCATCGACTCCACAACAAAACGACGAAAGGATTCGGCAGCATGGCAGTCGGGGGGCAGGGGCAAGGGCATGGCGGAGGTGTGTCGCCTCCCAAGATGCGTGTGCCGCGAATCTCCGTTAAAAAAACTTCATCCGGGGCCGCAAAATCGCGGTCCCCACCCTCGCTCCGCGCCCAGGGCGCGTCATTCCGGCGGCCGCAGCACGATCTCGCTGTCGCTCCGCCGTTCGATGCGGACACCGAAGCCGGCCTCGAGCAGGTGCACGAAGCCTTCGACGTTGTCCGAGCGGATGGCGGCGCTGACGCGGAGCGTGGCGAGCGCAGGGTCCAGGACGAGTTGCACCACGTTGCGGCGGTTGAACTCGTCGACGACCTCGCGCAGCGGCACGGCGGTGAAATCGAGCAGCCGATGCTGCCAGGCCATGACCCGGGCAATCTCCCCGGCCGTCAGTGTGGCCACCTGCGGCGCCGCCGGCGCCGTCAGCGCGACCACCGCGCGCTGCCGCACGTCGAGGGCGACTGGCTCCCGTCGCCCCGGCGCGTTCTCGGCGGCCGTCGGTTGCTCGAGTTGCACGCGGCCGTGCGTCACGAGCACTTCCACCACGGCGGCGTCAACGCGCACGTTGAAGGCGGTACCGACCGCGCGCACCTCGAGTCCCCGGGCCACGACAAAGAACGGCCGGGCCGGGTCTTTTTGCACCGTGAAATGAGCTTCGCCGCGCTCCAGCACCACGCGACGCTCGGTCGCCGTGAACTGGGTGGTGATGGTCGCGTCGCGGTTGAGTTCGACGCGCGAGCCGTCGGGCAGCACGCGCTCCCCCTCGCTGGGCACGATCGGCCGCATCACCGGCTCCGCAGGCGCGGCGGGATTCGCGGCCACGACCCGCGGGGCCGCGGGGTGCGGCGTGGCCACGGGACGCGGCAGCCAAAGGGCGGCCACGATCGCGGCGGCGGCAAGCGTCGCGGCGGCGGGCCAGAAGCGCAGGACGCGGCGGCGCAGCGGCGGCGAAAGCAGGTCGGGATTGGGCTGGGCGCTGTGCTCGGGCCGCCATTGGGCGAGCGCATCGAGCCGCTGCCAGTGCCGGCGGAAACGCGCGATCTGTTGCCCATGCCGCGGATCCTGCGCCAGCCACTCCGAATAAGCGTCCTGCTCCGGCGGGGAGAGCCCGCGGTCGACGCGCAGCACCCACGCCGCCGCCTCATCGGCGATGCGGGCGGCGTCGCGATCGAAGGAAGGTGACTCAGCCATGGCGGGGAGGACGCGCCCTTTCCAGGCGCTCAAAATACTCGGCGATCTTGCGGAGGCCAATCGTGCCCTGCGCCTCGACGGTGTGCTCCGCAATCCCGAGTCGCGCCGCGACCTCCTTCTGCGAGAGGCCGTAGATCTTGCGGAGAGTGATGATCTGCCGGCAACGCGTCGGCAGCGACTGGATGGCTTGGGTCAAGATTTCGAGTTCCTGGGCACGGGCGACGGACTCACTGACGTCCGCGCCATCATCCAAGATACCGTCCGCATCGATTTCCGCTAAACCGCCCTGCCCGGCCACCCGTTCGTGCCGCAGCCGCCCGAGCGCGAGGTTGCGCGCCGTGGCGAAGAGGAAGGCCTTGGGCGAATCCATGGGCGTGGTGGCCCGGGCCGCGAGGACCCGGACGTACGCCTCCTGGATGATGTCGTCGACGTCGGCCCCCGGAAACCGGCTTTTCAGCCAGCTCCGCAGCATCGCCTCATGCGGCTGCAGGAACTGGCAGAACCAGCCGGCTTGTTCGGGGTCTTCCGGCATCGCCTGGTCTCGCGTTCAACGCCGCGGCGTCACGCGGCCTTCGGCTTCTGGAAGAGGGTCACGGCGCTGCAGACCATCGTGAGAACGCAGCAGGCGACCATGGAGATGAACACGCCGCGCCAGCCGAACTTGTCGGCGATCCAGCCCACGCCGGTGCCGGCGATGGCCGAGCCGAAGACGTAGCCGAAGAAGCCGGTGAAGCCGGCCGCGGTGCCGGCGGCCTTCTTGGGCACGAGATCGAGCGCGTGCAGGCCGATGAGCATCACCGGGCCGTAGATCAGGAAACCGATCGCGGTGAGCGCGGCGTAGTCGATCCAGCGCGGACCGTGGAGATTGCCCCAGTAGACCAGCACGCCCACGAGCGTGAGCGCCATGAAGAGGATCGTGGCCGGGGCGCGGCGGCCCTTGAAGACCTTGTCGGAAACCCAGCCGCAGACGATGGTGCCGGGGATCGCGGCGAACTCGAAGAGCAGCCAGCCCACGCTGGAGTCCTTGAACGAGAATCCCTTCTGCGTCTCGAGGTACGTGGGGATCCAGTTCACCACGCCGTAGCGCACGAAGTACACGAAGGCGTTGGCGACCGCGATGGCCCAGAGCGCGCCGTTGTTCAGCACGTGGCCGAAGAAGATCTCCTTGAAGGTGAACGTGCGTTCGTGATCGGCCGAATAGCCCGGCGGATAGTCCTGCCGGTACTCCTCGATCGGCGGCAGCCCGCAGGATTGCGGCGTGTCGCGCATCAGGCCCCACACGAGGAAGGCCACCACGGCGGCGATCAGCGCATTGAAATAGAAGGTCGCGCCCCAGTCGTTGAACCAGGCGACGCCCAGCGTGGCGAACCAGGCGACCAAGCCGCCGCCGACGTTGTGCGCCACGTTCCAGAGCGAGACGGTGAGACCGCGCTCCTTGGTGCTCCACCAGTGCACCATGGTCTTGCCGCACGGAGGCCAGCCCATGCCCTGCACCCAGCCGTTGATAAACTGCAGGATGATGATCAAGGCGAAGGACGCGTAGAGCGCCTTGAACATGCCCGACGCCGCCATGATGACGCAGGACAGCAGCAGGCCCAGCGGCAGGAAATACCGCGGGTTGCTCCGGTCGGAGACCGAACCCATCAGGAACTTCGACAACCCATACGCGAGCGACAGGCCCGTGAGCGCGGTGCCGAGCATCGCCTTGGTGTACTCCGGGTGCTCCTTGAGGATGCTCGGGATCGCCAGGGCGAGGTTGTTGCGGACGAGATAATACGAGGCGTAGCCCAGGAAGATGCCGACGAACACCTGCAGGCGCAGCCGTCGATAAAGCCCGGGCACCTGCGCCGCCGGCACGCGCGGTTGCAGGGGCGCGGGTTGGAGGAGATGCAGGCCAAAGGGAAGCCTCCTGGACGTACTGCCCGACGGCGCCGCAAGGCGGCCGGTCGGCTGGGCGGCGCCCGCCCGGCCCGAGGCCGGGTTGGACGCCGATTTGGATTCGTCGATCATGAAACTGGAATTCCGCTGGTTATGCGCCGGGCGGGCGACCCAAGGAAGCTAATCCTGCCGTGGCCGCCGGAATGTCACCGGCAGCGCCGCCTGCTTTGCACCCCATCAGGTGCCCGGCGCGGGGAGCCGACGCCGTTGGCGGCGGCTCCGGGACGCGTGACGCGAGGCGATGTCAGCCCTTGAGCTGGGCCCGCAGCCAGCCCGGGCGATTCGTCGTGATGCTCTCGGTGCCGAGCTGGACCCAGTGTTTGGCAACCTCCGGGTCGTCGACCGTCCAGACATGCAGCTCGAGGCCGGCGTCCTTAATCTTCTTCACGTCGGCCGGCGTGAGCGGCCAGGTAGACTGGAGATCGAGGCCGGTGAAGCCGGCGGCTTTCGCCTGGGCGATGACCTCGTCAATGGTCGGCTGCGGCTTGGCGGGCTTTTTCGACTTCTTGGCCGGCGCGGAGTCCGGCGCCTTGTAGCCCGCGAGGTACTGCGTCTTGTACTCCGGCAGCTCCTCCCGGACGGCCTTCAGCGCGTCGTAGTTGAAGGAAATGAATGTGATCATCTTCGGCGTCGCGCCGGTCTTCTTGAGACAGCGGGCGATCGCGGGGACGATCTCGGGCCCCACCTTGATCTCGACGAACATCCGCTTCCCGGCCGGGATGAGCGCGATCTGTTCCTCAAACGTCGGGAGCTTCTCGCCCTTGAACTGCGGGCCCTTCCAGGAACCGGCGTCGAGCGCGCGAAGCTCGTCGAGCGTGCTCTGGGCCGGCACCAGCTCCTGTCCGGTCGTCCGCTTCGTGTTCTTGTCGTGCAGGACCACGAGTTGCCCGTCCTTGGTCAGGTAAATGTCGGTCTCGACGACATCGGTCCCCTGCTCCCAGGCGAGGCGGTTGGAGGCGAGGGTGTTTTCGGGCGCGTCGTACGAGGCGCCACGATGGGCAACGATATCGACCGCGCGGCCGGTGGAGGTGAGCGCCAGGCCGGCGAGAACGAGGGGGAGAATGCGCTTGATCATAGGAAAGAGGGGAAGGGACGTGAGTGCGGGAAAAATAAAGGCCGGCGCCGTGGTGGCGCCGGCCTGCCTTGATCGAACCTTAGAACTTCTTGGAAAGCTCCATCGCGATCTGCCGACCACGCGGATTGGCCGCGCTGGTACGGTAGCCGTACTGCTCGTCGGCCAGCGGCGGATCGGTGTCGAAGACGTTGTTGAGGCTAACCTTCATCGTCGTGCCGCTCACCCAGCCGAAGCGCTTGCCTTTGAAGTTATAGGAAACCCAGACGTTGTGCTGGATGTAGGGATCGACGCGGAGGTAGTACTTGACGATGCCGTTGTCGTTGAAGGTGCTGATGTAGCTCGGGCCACCCAGCGCGCGGTACACGGCCTCGGTGGTCGCGGCCGACGTATCAACGAAGGAGCCGAAGTAGCTCGCGAACCAGCCGGCGCCCCACGGGGCCTTGCGCCACGAGAGCGAGGCGTTGGCGCGCCACTTGGCGCGGCCGTTGCGGGAGAGCTCGTCGAGCGGAATCGCGCCCTCTTCGGACTGCGACTTGCGCACGACGTAGTGCGTGGCCTCGCCGTTGAACGTGAAGGTGCCGTACGGGGTCTTCGGGGTGCGGTACTGCACGCCGAACTCGTAGCCCTGGATGTCGCGGCCGCTCAGGTTGATGTAGTCGTCGCGGACGCTGATGATCTTGCCAACCACCGCGCGCTTGGCGGCGTTGGACGTCTGCTTGGCATTGTAGGCGGCAAACAGCGCACGGTCCTCGTCGGTGACGGCGGCACGGGTGACGCGATCGAAGCCCTGGTAGCCGGCGGTGCCGGAACCGAGGTCGATCTGGTCGATGCTCTTGCCGGAGGCGAGGGCCGCCTGCGTTGCGAGGTCGAGGTAGGTCTCGTCGCGGTCGATGGAGGCGCCGGCGCCGAGGTTCTCGATGACCTTGTTCTGGTTGATTTTGAAGTAATCGAAGGTCAGCGACAGGCCGCGGATCTTCGGGACTTCGACGACCACGCCGGAGGACCAGGTCTGCGCCTCTTCCGGCTGCAGGTTCTGGTTACCCATGCGATAGCTGGTGCGCTGCATCGAGCTGTCCTCGGGGAGCGCGGTAACCGGATAGCGGTACGGGTCGTCGGAGCTGAACTGCCGCTTGAGCGGGGAGATGTTCGTCTGGACGAGGTTGGGAGCGCGGAAGGACTCGGCGATCGAGCCACGAACCTTGATCCAGCTCACGGGCTTCCAGATGCCGCTGGCCTTCGGCTTCAGCGTGTCGCCGAAGATCGAGAAATTCTCGTAACGGCCGGCGAGCGAAACTTCGAGCGAGTTGACGAACGGAATGCGATTCGCGGGCGTGATGAACGGCAGCGCCGTCTCGGCGTAGGCCGCGTAGATCGTCTGGTGGGCGCTGATCGGGATGTTCATGCTCAGCGCCAGGAAGTCGTTGTCGTTCTCGCGCAGGTACGGATACGAGGCACCGGAACCCGGGGGGTTCACGCCGGAATACACGGCGCGCTTGTCGGCGTAGTTCTCGTAGCGCACCTCGACGCCGCTCGCGAAACCGATATTGCCGCCGCGGAACAGCTGCCAGAGCTGGCCGTTGATCTTGGCGTCCCACATCAGGAGCGTCGTGCGGCCGAAGCGGTCTTCGTCATCGTACAGGGAGTCCGTCAGCGCCGTCGGATTGGTGTACTTCTGGTCCACCACGACCTGGTTGTTGACGATCTTGAACGTGACGGGGAACGGGTTGAAGGCCGTCGCGTCGGTGCGGGCCAGCGCGTAGCGCAACCGCGACTCACGGACCTGGAAATGCTCGTACTCGTGGGTCTGGGCACCGGAGGCCAGGAGGGCGGTCTCCCACTCCCAGTTGTCCCAGAGCTTGCCGCGGACGCCGCCGAGGGCACGCCAGGCATAGGAGAAGACCTCGGTCACGCGGGGCTTGAAGCCATAGCCCTCATTCTGCCCGGGCGAGACACCGGTCGGCATCGTGACGTCGGCCGGCGTGCCAACAAGGCGCGGGGTGCCATCGGCATTCGGCGCGCCGGTCGGGTGATAGAAGCGGACACCGAACGGGTTGTAGGGATTCTCCTTCGGCAGGTAGATGCCCTGATCATCCGAGTCCTTGAAGTTCACGGGCTCGCGGCCGGTGCGGCTGTAGGCCGAGTAGAACATCAGGTCGCCAAACGCGCTCACGTTCTCAGTGAGGGGGCGGTCGATGAAGGTGGAGAACTGGAAGCGGTCGGTGGCCGGGATCAGCATCTTCCAGCGGTTCCAGTTCGAGTAGGTGGCGTTCTCCGCGCTGTCGATGTTCTTGGAGGGCGCGCTCTGCTTGAAGCTCACACCGCCATCGGCGGTCGGATAAAGGTAGAACATGCCGTCCTTCGCCATGGTGGCGACACCAGCGGGCGGCGTGGTGCTCGTGCTGATGCCGACGTTCTTGTCGGGGCGGGAGCCGATGAAATCCAGGTAGTTGGACTGGATGAAGCCGCGCTGCCACTGGCCCCACTGATTGACGCTGTTGCTGTTGTTGAAGTCGTTGTCGCGCACGGTCGTGCCGGCGGCGTCGACCATCGGCTGACCGGTCCACGGGGCAGGCATGTCGGGCCGGGTGCGCTGGTCGGCATAGCGCGAATACTCCCGCTGCGAGGCGGCCAGGGCATCGCGGTGGTAGTAGTCCGCCGAAACCGAAATGTGGGTCTTGCCCTTCTTAAATCCCTCGTAGGCCGAAACGCCGGTCTCGTTGGCGCCACCATGCTGGGTCATCGAGCCGCGCAGCGTAATGCCGGCACCAACGAAGGAGCGGGAGACATAATTGTTCACGACGCCGGCGGCGGCGTCAGCGCCGTAGACGGCGGAAGCGCCGTCGCGCAGGACCTCGACGCGATCGACGAGCGTGCGGGGCACGACGTTGATGTTGGCGGCGAGGGAGGGAACGCCGTTTTCCGCCATCGAGATCGGGTGCGGAGCCATGCGGCGACCATTGATCAGCACGAGCGTGCTGCCGGAGCCGAGGCCGCGCAGGTCGATCGAGGCGACGTCGCCACGGGCCAGCTGCGGGCCGTTGTTGATCTCCGTGATCCCGGAGATTTCGGCGGCGCCCATGGTCTCAAACAGGTCGGCCATGGTCGTGGCGCCGCGGGCATCGAGTTCCGCCCGGTCGATCACCGAGATCGGCATGGCGGTTTCAGCATCGAGGCGGCGGATATTCGAGCCGGTCACGGTAAACGCTTCCAGCTGGATTGTCGGCTCGGCCTCGTTGGGTGCGGCCGCGGGCTTGGCTGGCTCCGTCGCGGGCGCAGTCTGCGCGGCGACGGGCAAGGCAAGGGTAAGGGCCAGAATCAACCAGCAACGTTGGGGTGTAGTCATACGGATGTGGCGAGTTCGCCCACCCCACTCCGCGGCTAGCCTTTAGGCGAGTAGAAACTTTATGCGCATAAATAATTCCGTGACATGCATGCGACAACCCGGTACCCCCTTTGGGCGCCCGACTCATGCCGAAGAAAGTCATCTACCCCGACGAAATCCTGCGGATGGCCGCGACGCTCTACCACATCGACGGCCTGGGCCAGCAGGAAGTCGCGGCTCTCGTCCACGTCTCGCAGACCAAGGTGTCGCGCCTGCTCGCCATTGCCCAGGAGCGCGGGATCGTGAAGGTATCGGTCGAGCAGTACAACGCCCGCGACGCCCGGCTCGAGGCCGACCTCAAGCAGCGCTTCGGCCTGCTCGACGCCGCCGTGATCAAGACCGCCAAGCCGGTCACCGCCGAGGCCGCCCGCCAGACCGTCGGCCATTTCGGCGCCCCCTTCGTCGCCTCCCTCCTGCCCAGCCCCGGCGTCCTCGCGCTCGGTGGAGGCCGCAGCATCTTCGAGGTCGTGAACCGCCTCCGGCGCTCCGACCAGCACCGGCTCACCGTCGTGCAGGCCATGGGGAGCATCGACTCCAACATTTCCTCCGTCGACGCCCTCGAACTCGGCCGCACCATCGTCAAGCTCTGGGGCGGCGAGTTTCTCACCCTCAGCACACCCGCGTTCGCGCCGGACAAGAAGACCCGCGACGCCTTCCTGGCCTCCGCCCAGATCCGCTCGGTCTGGCAGCGGCTCAAGAAGGCCGACGCCGCCCTCGTGGGCGTGGGCCCGCTCGAGCAGACAATCTACGTCGAGCGCGGCGTCCTCAACTCCACCGACGCCGACCAGCTGCGCGCCGCCGGCGCCGTGGGCGAGATTTGCGGCCGGTTCTTCGATCGCAACGGCCGCGAGTGCAACTCCCCCTGGCGCACCCGCGCCCTCAGCGTCGAGCTCGACTGCCTCCGCAAGGTTCCCCAAGTCGTCGGCGTCGCCGCTGGCCCGGAACGCGCCCCCGCCGTTGCCGCCGCCATGCGCGGCGGCCTGCTCAAGGCGCTCCTGATCGACGACAGCGGCGCACGCGCCCTGCTTGCGATGTAGGTGCGGCGGCGGGGCCACCGCATTCCGCGCCCCAGGTCAGCGCCGCTCGACCGGCTTCACGGCCGGTTTCCCGTCCGCCTTTCCGTCGGCCTTCGGCTCCACCGGCGGCGTAAACGTCCCGCTCTCCGCTGCGGTGACGAATCCCTCCGTCACGGTCTTCAGCTCCTCCCACCGGCGGCGGATGTTCCTCGCCTCCTCCTTCGTGATCACGTTGTCCGACGACGACACCGCGATCGTCGCCAGCATGTCCGCGAACTCCTGCACAATGTCGTTGGTGATTGGGATCAGGGGGCGCGTCGGGGGCAGCAAATGCGGATTCCGAATGAAGAAGCCCCCCGCCTGCTCGCAAACCCACTGCGCCAGCTGCGGATCCCGCGTGATGCGAATCATCTGCCCCACCCGCTCCAGCGGGCTGCTCGCGCCACTCTCCCCGTCCGGCGGCTCCGCCCACTTGTAGATGAGCGAGAGCGACAGACCCATGTCCGCGGCAATCTGCTTCGCGCTGGTTTTCTTGAGGACCTCCTTCATCACCTCGTGGGAGTGCATGGCAGTTCCACGCTGCGGGACGCCCCGACCGATGGCAATCTTCCCGGCGGCCCCTCCACCCGCGCGTAGGCTCCGGCACCGTCAAACAGTCCGAAAACGTCTCCGGTCCTGCTGCCCGCGCCGGTCTGCGCCGCCCGCGGCCGCACTCCGCCCTCCGCCGTGCTGCGGCCGCAACCCCCGGGCAGGGAACATCCCCGCGCCCCTCCCCCGGGCCCCCAATCCCGCCTTTTCCCGCGCATTTCCCTGGTTCCACCCCCGCCCGCCCCGCCGGTTTTTTTGCGTGCCACCCCCGGTTGCGCTGTGGCTTACTGGGCGGACTTTTTCTTTGTCATGAATATCCACGAATACCAGGCCAAGGCGCTCTTCGCGAAATTTGGCGTGCCCGTTCCGAGCGGCGCGCCAGCCAAGACGCCGGAGGAGTTCGTCACCGCCCTCGCGCAGCTTCCCGAGGGTGTCACCGTCGTCAAATCCCAGATTCACGCGGGTGGACGCGGCAAAGGCACGTTCACCGACGGCCTCAAGGGCGGCGTCAAGGTCTGCAAGAGCAAGGCCGAGGCCCGCGAGGCCGCCGCCAAGATGCTCGGCAACACTCTCGTCACGCTCCAGACCGGCCCCGCCGGCCGCAAGGTGCAGACGATTTACTTCGAGGTCGGTAGCCAGATCAAAAAGGAGTACTACCTCGCCATCCTCCTCGACCGCGCCACCTCGCGCCCCGTGATCGTCGCCTCCACCGAGGGCGGCATGGAGATCGAGAAGGTCGCCCACGACACCCCGGAAAAGATCCACAAGGTCTTCATCGACCCGGCCTACGGCCTCGCCGAGTTCCAGATCCGCGAACTCATCTTCAAGCTCGGCCTCACCCCCGCCGAGGGCAAAAACGCCACCAAGCTCATCCGCTCCCTCTTCCGCTGCTTCTGGGAGTCCGACGCCTCCATGGTCGAGATCAACCCCCTCATCACCACCACCGCCGGTGAGGTCCTCGCCCTCGACGCCAAGGTCGGCTTCGACGACAACGCCCTCTTCCGCCACCCCGAGATCGTCGAACTCCGCGACCTCAACGAGGAAGATTCAAAGGAGGTCGAGGCCTCCAAGCACGAACTCAACTACATCGCGCTCGACGGCAACATCGCCTGCCTCGTCAACGGCGCCGGCCTCGCCATGAGCACGATGGACATCATCAAGCACTTCGGCGGCACCCCGGCCAACTTCCTCGACGTCGGCGGCGGCGCCTCCCGCGAGCAGGTCGTCGCGGCCTTCAAGATCATCCTCGGCGACAAGAACGTGAAGGGAATCCTCGTGAACATCTTCGGCGGCATCATGGACTGCAACGTGAT
Protein-coding sequences here:
- a CDS encoding phage regulatory CII family protein, whose translation is MHSHEVMKEVLKKTSAKQIAADMGLSLSLIYKWAEPPDGESGASSPLERVGQMIRITRDPQLAQWVCEQAGGFFIRNPHLLPPTRPLIPITNDIVQEFADMLATIAVSSSDNVITKEEARNIRRRWEELKTVTEGFVTAAESGTFTPPVEPKADGKADGKPAVKPVERR
- the sucC gene encoding ADP-forming succinate--CoA ligase subunit beta — its product is MNIHEYQAKALFAKFGVPVPSGAPAKTPEEFVTALAQLPEGVTVVKSQIHAGGRGKGTFTDGLKGGVKVCKSKAEAREAAAKMLGNTLVTLQTGPAGRKVQTIYFEVGSQIKKEYYLAILLDRATSRPVIVASTEGGMEIEKVAHDTPEKIHKVFIDPAYGLAEFQIRELIFKLGLTPAEGKNATKLIRSLFRCFWESDASMVEINPLITTTAGEVLALDAKVGFDDNALFRHPEIVELRDLNEEDSKEVEASKHELNYIALDGNIACLVNGAGLAMSTMDIIKHFGGTPANFLDVGGGASREQVVAAFKIILGDKNVKGILVNIFGGIMDCNVIAQGIVDAVKEVGLKLPLVVRLEGNNVAAGKTTLASSGLKLVSGDSMADAAQKIVKLVSA
- a CDS encoding TonB-dependent receptor, which encodes MTTPQRCWLILALTLALPVAAQTAPATEPAKPAAAPNEAEPTIQLEAFTVTGSNIRRLDAETAMPISVIDRAELDARGATTMADLFETMGAAEISGITEINNGPQLARGDVASIDLRGLGSGSTLVLINGRRMAPHPISMAENGVPSLAANINVVPRTLVDRVEVLRDGASAVYGADAAAGVVNNYVSRSFVGAGITLRGSMTQHGGANETGVSAYEGFKKGKTHISVSADYYHRDALAASQREYSRYADQRTRPDMPAPWTGQPMVDAAGTTVRDNDFNNSNSVNQWGQWQRGFIQSNYLDFIGSRPDKNVGISTSTTPPAGVATMAKDGMFYLYPTADGGVSFKQSAPSKNIDSAENATYSNWNRWKMLIPATDRFQFSTFIDRPLTENVSAFGDLMFYSAYSRTGREPVNFKDSDDQGIYLPKENPYNPFGVRFYHPTGAPNADGTPRLVGTPADVTMPTGVSPGQNEGYGFKPRVTEVFSYAWRALGGVRGKLWDNWEWETALLASGAQTHEYEHFQVRESRLRYALARTDATAFNPFPVTFKIVNNQVVVDQKYTNPTALTDSLYDDEDRFGRTTLLMWDAKINGQLWQLFRGGNIGFASGVEVRYENYADKRAVYSGVNPPGSGASYPYLRENDNDFLALSMNIPISAHQTIYAAYAETALPFITPANRIPFVNSLEVSLAGRYENFSIFGDTLKPKASGIWKPVSWIKVRGSIAESFRAPNLVQTNISPLKRQFSSDDPYRYPVTALPEDSSMQRTSYRMGNQNLQPEEAQTWSSGVVVEVPKIRGLSLTFDYFKINQNKVIENLGAGASIDRDETYLDLATQAALASGKSIDQIDLGSGTAGYQGFDRVTRAAVTDEDRALFAAYNAKQTSNAAKRAVVGKIISVRDDYINLSGRDIQGYEFGVQYRTPKTPYGTFTFNGEATHYVVRKSQSEEGAIPLDELSRNGRAKWRANASLSWRKAPWGAGWFASYFGSFVDTSAATTEAVYRALGGPSYISTFNDNGIVKYYLRVDPYIQHNVWVSYNFKGKRFGWVSGTTMKVSLNNVFDTDPPLADEQYGYRTSAANPRGRQIAMELSKKF
- a CDS encoding sugar-binding domain-containing protein, translating into MPKKVIYPDEILRMAATLYHIDGLGQQEVAALVHVSQTKVSRLLAIAQERGIVKVSVEQYNARDARLEADLKQRFGLLDAAVIKTAKPVTAEAARQTVGHFGAPFVASLLPSPGVLALGGGRSIFEVVNRLRRSDQHRLTVVQAMGSIDSNISSVDALELGRTIVKLWGGEFLTLSTPAFAPDKKTRDAFLASAQIRSVWQRLKKADAALVGVGPLEQTIYVERGVLNSTDADQLRAAGAVGEICGRFFDRNGRECNSPWRTRALSVELDCLRKVPQVVGVAAGPERAPAVAAAMRGGLLKALLIDDSGARALLAM